In Cyprinus carpio isolate SPL01 chromosome A1, ASM1834038v1, whole genome shotgun sequence, the following proteins share a genomic window:
- the LOC122134332 gene encoding protein Dok-7-like → MLGSLGLCQEGGWPNACVSYVGEREFVRVTAVQTVLVVILKRDKSEFEREKRWLKATQTTFTVSLIIILKTRIFVCLHIRTVFLFVVLFPRVYSGKTDGLILRKPSPVADCLSLLVYKGRGEKSKGQRERSQATLRDICGLEALQGFDGVNYVLSLLCLSQSVMLGFDNKASLLAWDARIRYSLGEVHRFNIIMSSLAPN, encoded by the exons ATGCTTGGATCTCTTG GTCTGTGTCAAGAGGGTGGGTGGCCCAATGCATGTGTGAGTTATGTGGGTGAAAGAGAGTTTGTGCGTGTTACAGCAGTGCAGACAGTTCTGGTGGTTATTTTGAAA AGGGACAAGTCAGAATTCGAGAGGGAAAAAAGGTGGTTAAAAGCAACCCAAACTACTTTTACTGTATCGCTCATTATTATTCTAAAAACTCGaatctttgtttgtttgcacatacgaacagtatttctgtttgttgttttgtttccccGCGTTTACAGTGGAAAAACAGATGGGTTGATTCTTCGGAAACCTTCGCCGGTAGCAG ACTGCCTGTCCTTGCTGGTGTATAAGGGGCGTGGAGAGAAGAGTAAAGGACAGCGGGAGAGGAGTCAGGCCACGTTGAGGGATATCTGTGGGCTGGAGGCTCTTCAGGGGTTTGATGGAGTGAATTACGTGCTCAGTCTGCTCTGCCTGAGCCAGTCTGTCATGCTGGGCTTCGACAACAAAGCGTCTCTTCTGGCCTGGGATGCTCGTATCCGCTACAGCCTTGGAGAGG TCCACAGGTTCAACATCATCATGTCCAGCCTGGCACCAAACTAG